Proteins co-encoded in one Balneolaceae bacterium genomic window:
- the nfo gene encoding deoxyribonuclease IV, producing MKYIGAHVSAAGGVQNSPERAHEIGATGFALFTKNQRRWKAKPLSEENITGFKEECNNYNFSMEAVMPHDSYLINLGHPEKEGLTKSRNAFLDELQRCEQLEIQKLNFHPGSHLNKISEEDCIKIIAESINEALDKTEFVNAVIENTAGQGTNMGYRFEHLAGMIDKVDQKDRVGVCIDTAHAFAAGYDLSTGDGFEETFSQFEQIVGFDKLMGMHLNDSKKELGSKVDRHESLGDGLIGWTPFKLIMEDIRFDGIPLILETPNTDRWAKEIQQLKEWAGLELRRTFKSPKVLE from the coding sequence ATGAAATATATTGGAGCACATGTAAGCGCAGCCGGTGGTGTACAAAACTCACCCGAACGGGCACATGAAATTGGGGCAACTGGTTTCGCGCTTTTTACAAAGAATCAACGCAGGTGGAAAGCAAAACCATTATCAGAAGAAAATATTACTGGATTTAAAGAGGAGTGTAATAACTATAATTTTTCAATGGAAGCTGTGATGCCGCATGACAGCTATTTGATTAATCTTGGGCACCCGGAAAAGGAGGGGTTGACCAAATCCCGAAATGCTTTTCTGGATGAACTACAAAGGTGTGAACAGTTGGAGATTCAAAAATTGAATTTTCATCCGGGAAGCCATCTGAATAAGATCAGCGAAGAAGATTGCATTAAGATTATTGCAGAGTCGATTAACGAAGCACTCGATAAAACCGAATTTGTGAACGCGGTTATTGAGAATACAGCCGGACAGGGAACGAATATGGGCTACCGTTTTGAACATCTTGCCGGTATGATTGACAAAGTTGATCAAAAAGATCGGGTAGGTGTTTGTATTGATACGGCTCATGCCTTTGCAGCAGGATATGATCTTTCCACCGGGGATGGGTTTGAAGAGACCTTTTCTCAGTTTGAACAGATTGTTGGATTCGACAAATTAATGGGTATGCACTTGAATGATTCAAAGAAGGAACTCGGCTCTAAAGTGGATCGCCATGAAAGTTTAGGTGATGGTTTGATTGGCTGGACTCCTTTCAAGCTAATTATGGAAGATATCCGGTTTGATGGAATTCCGTTGATTTTGGAAACACCAAATACAGACCGATGGGCGAAGGAGATTCAACAGTTGAAAGAGTGGGCCGGCCTTGAATTAAGGAGAACCTTCAAGAGTCCGAAGGTCCTTGAATAG
- a CDS encoding TIGR00366 family protein has protein sequence MKIKIPHTLALLFLLMIAALVLTWIVPSGQFEATVNEAGREVVIPGSYETIPDKEYLPITALFTAIPRAFADAQGIIFFVLIIGGSLAVIRETGAIDALLGKVLNRYGKQPGPLLFVMMMAFAVASATLGMAEEYIPFAIILVSLCIALNMDAITAIGTMVVGYGIGYGVAILNPFTLLIAQDIAELQPTSGMWYRLVIAVPLLIVGFHHVWSYAKKVRNNPDSSLMKDIEQDEHEIIEYPNMDVRKMIVLGLTIAALILVVVGIGLWHWYIIELGAVFFALAIFAGLFGGMGVNNTASVFSKGAAELTGTALLIGFARCIALLMEDGEILHTVVNGLATPLSYAGAEIAGIGMLFVQSILNFFIPSGSGQAFVTMPLMAPIGDIVGVSRQVAVLCYQLGDGLMNMIVPTNAVLMGILGLANIPYERWFRFIYPLIIKLMVICSIAIAVAVWIGYS, from the coding sequence TTGAAAATAAAAATACCGCATACTCTTGCTCTTCTCTTTTTATTGATGATTGCCGCGCTTGTACTCACATGGATCGTGCCATCTGGTCAATTTGAAGCAACCGTGAATGAAGCTGGACGAGAAGTTGTGATTCCCGGATCGTACGAAACAATTCCTGATAAGGAGTATTTGCCGATTACGGCTCTTTTCACTGCTATACCACGAGCATTTGCGGATGCACAGGGAATTATTTTCTTTGTGCTGATCATTGGTGGTTCGCTCGCCGTTATTCGGGAAACCGGGGCGATTGATGCTCTTCTCGGTAAAGTTCTGAACCGTTATGGCAAACAACCCGGGCCACTCCTCTTTGTAATGATGATGGCTTTCGCCGTAGCCTCTGCTACACTTGGAATGGCGGAAGAGTATATTCCATTTGCCATCATTTTGGTTTCGCTCTGTATTGCTCTGAACATGGATGCCATTACGGCAATTGGAACAATGGTTGTTGGCTACGGAATTGGTTACGGAGTTGCCATTCTCAATCCGTTTACACTTCTGATCGCCCAGGATATCGCGGAGCTACAACCAACATCCGGGATGTGGTATCGGCTCGTTATTGCGGTTCCGCTTTTAATTGTAGGTTTTCATCACGTTTGGAGTTATGCCAAAAAAGTACGCAATAATCCCGATTCCAGTTTAATGAAAGACATTGAACAGGATGAGCATGAGATCATTGAATATCCGAATATGGATGTCAGGAAGATGATTGTTCTTGGATTAACCATTGCCGCACTCATTCTGGTAGTGGTGGGAATCGGTTTGTGGCACTGGTACATTATTGAACTTGGAGCCGTTTTCTTTGCACTGGCAATATTTGCAGGATTATTTGGGGGGATGGGAGTCAATAATACAGCATCTGTATTTTCTAAAGGAGCCGCAGAACTAACCGGTACTGCCCTGTTAATTGGCTTCGCACGCTGCATCGCTCTCTTGATGGAAGATGGTGAAATCCTCCACACGGTTGTAAACGGACTGGCCACTCCCCTCTCCTATGCCGGGGCAGAAATTGCCGGTATCGGTATGCTGTTCGTCCAAAGTATTCTAAACTTCTTTATTCCTTCAGGAAGCGGACAGGCATTCGTCACGATGCCCTTAATGGCTCCAATCGGTGATATTGTTGGAGTTTCGCGACAGGTTGCCGTCTTATGTTACCAGCTTGGTGACGGATTAATGAATATGATCGTTCCCACCAACGCCGTCTTAATGGGCATACTCGGCCTGGCAAACATTCCCTATGAACGCTGGTTCCGGTTTATCTATCCGCTGATAATTAAATTGATGGTGATTTGTTCGATCGCAATCGCTGTTGCGGTATGGATTGGCTATTCGTAA
- a CDS encoding S41 family peptidase: MMKKSHFTFLITSLFLIFFSHQSLGQQIYRNPAISPDGNLLSYSLQGDIWFVDLDQKEPRRLTIHEGYESNPTFNQAGDEIAFSSDRYGNDDIFKVPVAGGDVQRITWRSSDDMISDWQNGNLIFITERDFNAVEWDSEIYSVDENGGTPFRISDAFGEFATLSPNGEWLAFVRGSCRISREAYRGSANLDIWLMNMESGDFIQLTTFNGNDYMPRWQDDHTLWYISSEGGRYNVKRLNLNDDGSISNTEQMTNERDFGVRHFDLSEDGDIVYTSGGRLVYRASGQSSEVLELNHTGDYRFDPVVAMSKSSDLTEFAVTTNGKYSALGIHGEIFVTENDSEKSKTRNISQHGYRDRDASWLNDSTLVFVSDRTGNYELYAAASTDENKPMLLETLKHQVRNITDTEADERNPVISPDGTRITYISGSEFILADIDETGTISNQQVLHDEWWNLPENVAWSPDSQWFAYNQDDLYFNTEVFIRSADGEGEPVNVSMHPKGDSMPHWSMDGKKLAFVSERNNQDYDVWFAWLNEDDWDKTQNDLEEGLYFDSSEATEDEEKNSEDEEVVVDIDLDEIHNRLMQVTRASGNEFTPVFDSDGEYIYFTGSSIESDQSDLYKVKWDGQELKQVTRGGASPENLTISNDGESLFYISNGRLAQLDIASENAEMVAFNAEMERDFEQEKQQMFEEAWSILNMGFYDPDFHGQNFRELREIYEPLTLAASTITDFRYMFNLMLGQLNASHMGMYGDDRAETQQNQTGLLGAEIQPADNGMEIVHVIPNGPADREHSKLYAGDVITHVNGKELTQAENFYKHFNNTAEDQILLDIIREGEETEVVIRPTNSLSDLLYEQWTEERRKLTEEYSNGRLGYIHIRGMNMPSFERFERELMASGYGKDGILIDVRYNGGGWTTDYLMTVLNVEQHAYTIPRGASDNLSENKSEFRDYYPFSERLPLSAWTKPSIALANESSYSNAEIFSHAYKSLEIGSLVGVETFGAVISTGGARLIDGSLIRLPFRGWYVKNSDENMDFGGAVPDYEVDNTPDYRTGEDTQLKKAVEVLLEQIESENQ, from the coding sequence ATGATGAAGAAATCTCATTTTACGTTTCTGATCACCTCTCTATTTCTAATTTTTTTTAGTCATCAAAGTTTAGGGCAACAGATCTACAGGAATCCTGCAATTTCACCGGATGGAAACTTGCTCAGTTATAGTTTACAAGGAGATATCTGGTTTGTTGATCTCGATCAAAAAGAACCCCGACGATTAACAATTCACGAGGGATATGAGTCGAATCCAACATTTAACCAGGCAGGAGATGAAATTGCGTTCAGCAGTGACCGATATGGAAATGATGACATTTTTAAAGTTCCGGTTGCAGGTGGCGATGTGCAAAGAATAACCTGGCGAAGCAGTGATGATATGATTTCGGACTGGCAAAATGGAAATTTGATATTTATTACAGAACGTGATTTCAATGCCGTAGAGTGGGATTCCGAAATTTATAGTGTTGATGAAAATGGTGGAACACCTTTCCGGATTTCGGATGCATTCGGTGAGTTTGCAACATTATCGCCAAATGGTGAGTGGCTGGCATTTGTGAGAGGTTCATGCAGAATCTCAAGAGAAGCCTATCGAGGCTCAGCTAATCTGGATATCTGGCTGATGAATATGGAATCGGGAGATTTTATTCAGCTTACAACCTTTAATGGAAATGATTATATGCCCCGCTGGCAGGATGACCATACGTTGTGGTATATAAGTTCTGAAGGAGGCCGATATAATGTGAAGAGGCTAAATCTCAATGATGACGGATCTATTTCAAATACTGAGCAGATGACAAACGAGCGAGATTTTGGAGTTCGTCATTTTGATCTTTCTGAGGACGGCGATATCGTTTATACTTCCGGGGGTCGATTGGTTTATAGGGCATCAGGCCAATCCTCAGAAGTATTGGAATTAAATCATACAGGAGATTACCGATTTGATCCGGTGGTAGCAATGTCAAAATCATCAGATTTAACGGAGTTTGCAGTTACTACAAATGGAAAATATTCGGCATTGGGTATCCACGGTGAAATATTTGTGACCGAAAATGATTCTGAAAAATCAAAAACACGAAATATTTCTCAACATGGCTACAGAGATCGTGATGCATCCTGGTTAAATGATTCGACACTGGTATTTGTATCAGACAGAACCGGAAATTATGAACTATACGCAGCAGCTTCTACGGATGAGAATAAACCCATGCTGCTTGAAACACTGAAGCATCAGGTAAGGAATATTACAGATACAGAAGCTGACGAGAGAAACCCGGTAATCTCACCGGATGGTACGCGTATCACCTATATAAGTGGATCGGAATTTATTCTGGCTGATATTGATGAGACCGGTACAATCTCCAATCAACAAGTGCTGCACGATGAGTGGTGGAATTTGCCGGAGAATGTAGCCTGGAGTCCCGACTCACAATGGTTTGCTTATAATCAGGATGACCTTTATTTCAACACTGAGGTGTTTATTCGATCTGCTGATGGTGAAGGTGAACCGGTAAATGTGAGTATGCATCCCAAAGGAGATTCTATGCCGCACTGGAGTATGGATGGTAAGAAGCTTGCGTTTGTTAGCGAGAGAAATAACCAGGATTATGATGTTTGGTTTGCCTGGTTGAATGAAGATGATTGGGATAAAACACAAAATGATTTAGAGGAAGGACTTTATTTTGATTCTTCGGAAGCAACTGAGGATGAGGAAAAGAACAGCGAAGATGAAGAGGTTGTTGTTGATATCGACCTGGATGAAATTCATAACCGGCTGATGCAGGTGACTCGTGCAAGTGGAAATGAGTTCACTCCTGTTTTTGACTCTGACGGGGAATATATCTACTTCACAGGGTCTTCTATAGAAAGTGATCAATCGGATCTCTACAAAGTTAAATGGGATGGACAAGAATTGAAGCAAGTTACAAGGGGCGGAGCATCACCTGAAAATCTGACTATCTCAAATGATGGAGAATCCCTGTTTTATATCAGTAATGGAAGATTGGCTCAACTCGATATTGCGAGCGAAAATGCTGAAATGGTAGCATTTAATGCTGAGATGGAACGAGACTTTGAACAAGAGAAGCAACAGATGTTCGAGGAAGCCTGGAGTATTTTGAATATGGGCTTTTATGATCCGGATTTCCACGGACAGAACTTCAGGGAACTACGGGAGATCTATGAACCGCTGACATTGGCTGCTTCAACAATCACAGATTTTAGGTATATGTTTAACCTGATGTTGGGACAGCTCAATGCAAGTCATATGGGAATGTATGGTGATGACCGGGCCGAAACGCAGCAAAATCAAACCGGGTTACTGGGGGCCGAAATTCAACCCGCAGATAATGGCATGGAAATAGTTCATGTCATTCCAAACGGGCCTGCGGATCGTGAACACAGTAAATTATATGCCGGAGATGTGATTACTCATGTGAATGGAAAAGAATTAACCCAGGCAGAAAATTTCTATAAGCATTTCAACAATACTGCTGAGGATCAAATTTTATTGGATATAATCCGTGAGGGAGAGGAAACTGAAGTGGTTATTCGTCCCACAAATTCGCTGAGCGATCTTTTGTACGAGCAGTGGACGGAGGAACGCAGGAAATTAACGGAAGAATATTCCAACGGGCGTCTTGGATACATTCACATCCGGGGGATGAATATGCCAAGTTTTGAACGTTTTGAACGGGAGCTAATGGCATCGGGTTATGGCAAAGATGGAATTCTGATTGATGTTCGTTACAATGGCGGTGGCTGGACTACAGATTACCTGATGACTGTTTTAAATGTTGAACAGCACGCATACACCATTCCGAGAGGGGCCAGTGATAATCTAAGTGAAAATAAGAGTGAGTTCCGTGACTATTATCCATTTTCGGAACGTTTACCATTGTCTGCCTGGACAAAACCATCCATTGCACTCGCAAATGAGAGCAGCTATTCAAATGCAGAGATCTTTTCTCACGCTTACAAGAGTCTTGAAATTGGTTCACTTGTGGGGGTTGAAACGTTTGGTGCCGTTATTTCAACGGGTGGAGCAAGACTTATTGATGGATCATTAATTCGATTGCCGTTCCGTGGTTGGTATGTGAAGAACTCAGATGAAAATATGGACTTCGGAGGTGCTGTGCCTGATTATGAAGTAGATAACACTCCAGATTATCGAACAGGTGAAGATACTCAACTCAAAAAAGCTGTTGAGGTGCTTTTAGAACAAATTGAGTCTGAAAACCAGTGA
- a CDS encoding MGMT family protein, whose product MNREDFYQRVYDVVAEIPPGKVTTYGAIAGYLGVRSGARMVGYALNNLISAEGEQYPAHRVVNRLGQLTGRSYFPGDSMKERLEQEGVDFKEEYTTDIEKHFWDPSENLR is encoded by the coding sequence ATGAATCGTGAAGATTTCTATCAGAGAGTTTATGATGTTGTAGCGGAAATTCCGCCGGGGAAAGTGACCACCTACGGAGCCATTGCAGGTTATCTGGGCGTTCGGTCGGGTGCCAGGATGGTAGGATATGCCTTGAACAATTTGATATCAGCAGAGGGAGAACAGTATCCGGCTCACAGAGTTGTCAATCGGTTAGGACAATTAACAGGCAGGTCCTATTTTCCCGGTGACTCTATGAAAGAGCGATTAGAACAGGAGGGAGTTGATTTCAAAGAAGAATACACCACTGATATTGAAAAGCACTTTTGGGATCCGTCTGAAAACCTCAGGTGA
- a CDS encoding nucleoside hydrolase: MNRINIPTVIFFVLPFLLILPTKNVQAQRSLYYSEKKVTPKIPAKDEKIRVIIVSDVTNEIDDIWAISLAILSPERFDIEGIVTSNHDSYYSGSGPESIQNSFEEAHTILEKAGMEGEIPILRGGHPMQYVFEPSESEGVDFIIERAMTGSSENPLWVIGLGSPTDLASAYLKEPKIKDKVIMYWHARTENTWPFRAHNFNIKGDIRASRIMFHSPLPLVLFDTGTHLSITMEESERKVKPHGDLGEYLHEYRYNSDYFMDPNKGFFDLGDMAALLDPEIATCQESVAPTVTHYMDYNFYDTNGTLLRCSDIDRDKTFQLLYDRLKKYYGLE, encoded by the coding sequence ATGAATAGAATAAATATCCCAACTGTCATATTTTTTGTACTTCCTTTTTTATTAATATTACCCACCAAAAACGTACAAGCCCAGCGAAGTTTGTATTATAGTGAAAAGAAAGTTACACCTAAAATACCGGCAAAAGATGAAAAGATAAGAGTAATCATTGTGAGTGATGTAACAAATGAAATTGATGATATATGGGCAATTTCTTTGGCTATTCTATCACCGGAGCGGTTTGATATAGAAGGAATTGTTACAAGTAATCATGATAGTTATTACAGTGGATCTGGACCTGAGAGCATTCAAAACTCATTTGAAGAAGCCCACACAATTTTAGAAAAAGCAGGTATGGAAGGAGAGATCCCAATTTTGCGCGGAGGCCATCCCATGCAGTACGTTTTTGAACCCAGTGAATCGGAGGGGGTTGATTTTATTATTGAACGAGCAATGACTGGATCATCAGAAAATCCGTTGTGGGTAATCGGCTTGGGCAGCCCGACTGATCTTGCATCGGCGTACTTAAAAGAGCCAAAAATTAAAGACAAAGTGATAATGTACTGGCATGCCCGAACAGAGAATACATGGCCATTCAGAGCTCATAACTTTAACATAAAGGGAGATATACGTGCTTCCAGAATAATGTTTCATTCACCATTACCTCTTGTTCTTTTTGATACGGGAACTCACCTCAGTATAACAATGGAGGAGTCGGAGAGAAAGGTAAAACCCCATGGTGATCTTGGAGAATATTTACATGAGTACCGGTACAATAGTGATTATTTTATGGATCCGAATAAAGGGTTTTTTGATCTTGGGGATATGGCCGCTTTACTTGATCCTGAAATTGCAACATGTCAAGAGTCAGTTGCACCAACAGTTACGCATTATATGGACTATAATTTTTACGATACTAATGGGACACTACTGAGATGTTCAGACATTGATCGTGATAAAACATTCCAACTTTTATATGATCGTTTGAAAAAATATTATGGGTTGGAATAG
- a CDS encoding amidase, whose translation MKYFKSTIGLILLLILSISCIDQTNDRTENAFLFEEITISNLQQGYTSNDFTIKEVVQAYLNRIEQIDQSGPALNAMIYLNPDAISVAEELDQELQNGNSRGPLHGIPIVLKDNIDTSDMPTTAGSRFMEGSIPPDDAFIVQKLRDQGAVIIGKANLSEWANFHSDFSSSGWSGLGGQTKNPYDITRNPCGSSAGSGVAASANLAAIAIGTETNGSVVCPSNANGIVGMKPTVGLWSRDGIIPISYHTDSAGPMARTVRDAAILLGALAESDPNDPITEPSNQNRHEDYTQFLNENGLKGKRIGFYTGPMGNHFRVDTLMNQAVDFFENQGAAIVELEEITEENIGGDAFQVLLYEFKDGLNKYFASLGEDAPVSSIEELAELTKETPVETERFDRSLITMAAEKGDLNSEEYQNALERMLTESRENGMDRVMDEHNLDAIISPTGSPAWKTDLILGDNFSLSSSSPSARAGYPIITVPMGDIEGLPVGLSIFGRAWSEPVLLEIAFAYEQGTKHRIVPRFEE comes from the coding sequence ATGAAATATTTTAAATCTACAATTGGCCTAATTCTACTTCTTATTTTAAGCATAAGCTGCATTGATCAAACAAACGACCGCACAGAAAATGCTTTCCTGTTTGAAGAAATTACTATAAGTAATCTTCAACAGGGGTACACCAGTAACGACTTCACAATCAAGGAGGTCGTTCAAGCCTACCTCAATCGAATTGAACAAATTGATCAAAGCGGTCCCGCCTTAAACGCAATGATCTATCTGAATCCAGATGCCATTTCAGTAGCTGAAGAATTAGATCAAGAACTTCAAAATGGTAACTCTCGAGGTCCTCTTCATGGAATTCCTATTGTGTTAAAAGACAATATCGATACTTCTGATATGCCCACCACCGCAGGATCGCGATTCATGGAAGGGTCAATACCCCCGGATGATGCCTTCATCGTGCAGAAACTGCGAGACCAGGGAGCCGTTATCATTGGTAAAGCGAACCTGAGCGAATGGGCCAATTTCCACAGCGATTTTTCATCCAGCGGATGGAGCGGATTAGGCGGACAGACCAAAAATCCGTACGATATCACCCGCAATCCATGTGGTTCAAGTGCCGGTTCGGGAGTGGCAGCTTCCGCAAACCTGGCTGCAATTGCCATTGGTACAGAAACAAACGGTTCGGTTGTCTGTCCCTCCAATGCCAATGGAATTGTTGGAATGAAGCCTACAGTTGGATTGTGGAGCCGAGACGGAATTATTCCCATCTCCTATCATACCGACAGTGCCGGCCCAATGGCCCGAACTGTTCGGGACGCTGCAATTCTGCTGGGTGCGCTGGCGGAGTCTGATCCAAATGATCCGATTACAGAACCGAGTAACCAAAACAGGCACGAGGATTACACTCAATTTTTGAACGAAAATGGTCTAAAAGGAAAGAGAATTGGGTTTTATACCGGTCCCATGGGAAATCACTTTCGTGTTGATACTCTCATGAACCAGGCCGTTGATTTCTTTGAAAACCAAGGAGCTGCAATTGTTGAATTAGAAGAGATAACTGAAGAAAATATTGGCGGAGATGCATTCCAGGTTTTACTGTATGAATTTAAAGACGGCTTGAACAAATATTTTGCATCTCTCGGTGAAGATGCGCCGGTATCGAGTATTGAAGAACTTGCAGAATTAACAAAAGAGACTCCGGTTGAAACCGAACGTTTCGACAGAAGTTTAATCACAATGGCAGCAGAGAAAGGAGATCTCAATTCTGAAGAGTATCAAAACGCACTTGAACGAATGTTAACGGAGAGCCGGGAAAACGGTATGGACCGGGTGATGGATGAACATAACCTGGATGCCATTATTTCTCCAACAGGCTCACCCGCCTGGAAAACCGATTTGATCCTTGGGGATAATTTTTCACTCTCTTCAAGTTCTCCTTCAGCCAGGGCTGGCTATCCAATTATAACTGTCCCGATGGGAGATATTGAAGGATTGCCGGTCGGTCTTTCCATTTTTGGAAGAGCCTGGAGTGAACCGGTTTTGCTTGAAATTGCTTTTGCTTATGAGCAGGGAACTAAACACCGGATTGTACCAAGGTTTGAGGAATAA
- a CDS encoding arginine decarboxylase, with translation MKNSYFELVDQTYDFPQNGFELINGTLSFHNVDLVRLIEKYGTPFRLTYLPNIQKKIETARRLFNNAIQNHNYSGNYEFCYCTKCCHFNHVVSKALKENVSLETSSSFDLDLIENLYQKGKFDKNGTIVHNGFKTDNYVKKIGQLINKGFSNSISVLDNTRELEKLKTIETDKKIKIGIRICIEEDPQAAYYTSRMGINKREILDFVSENIVDDDRFELTMVHFFVDSGISDNMYYWNEFKKALTLYTNIKKMVPSVRSLNIGGGFPIQNSLNFNYDYEYMTHEIVGNIKETCADAGVDEPDIFTEFGRYTVGESGAVIFQVLEQKQQNDTELWYLIDNSLMNTIPDAWSINEKFILLPLNKWKNQYKRINIGGISCDHSDYYNSEELNQQVLLPAYSDDDREPLYIGFFHTGAYQDSISGYGGIKHCLIPSPKHIVVDIDEDGNMYDYLYRDEQNVDKMLEILGYHD, from the coding sequence ATGAAAAATTCATATTTCGAACTGGTTGATCAGACCTACGACTTTCCACAGAATGGTTTCGAGTTGATCAACGGAACTTTAAGTTTTCATAATGTTGACCTGGTTCGGTTGATCGAGAAATATGGAACTCCGTTTCGGCTTACTTATCTCCCCAACATCCAAAAGAAGATTGAAACAGCCCGCAGGCTATTCAATAACGCGATTCAAAATCACAACTACTCCGGGAATTACGAATTTTGTTATTGCACAAAATGCTGTCATTTTAACCATGTGGTAAGCAAAGCTCTCAAAGAGAACGTTTCCCTGGAAACCTCATCCTCGTTTGATCTCGATTTGATTGAAAACCTGTATCAAAAAGGCAAGTTTGATAAAAACGGAACGATCGTCCATAACGGGTTTAAAACGGATAACTACGTCAAAAAAATAGGACAGTTAATCAATAAAGGATTCTCCAATTCCATTTCAGTGCTTGACAACACACGCGAACTGGAAAAACTAAAAACCATTGAAACGGATAAGAAGATAAAGATTGGGATTCGTATCTGTATTGAGGAGGATCCACAGGCTGCATATTACACCTCAAGAATGGGAATTAACAAGCGTGAAATCCTGGATTTTGTCAGCGAAAATATTGTTGATGATGATCGTTTTGAGCTCACAATGGTACACTTTTTTGTAGATTCGGGCATCAGCGACAATATGTATTACTGGAATGAATTCAAGAAAGCTCTCACCCTCTATACAAATATCAAAAAAATGGTCCCATCCGTTAGATCCCTGAATATTGGCGGCGGATTTCCGATTCAAAATAGTCTCAATTTCAATTACGACTATGAATATATGACCCATGAAATTGTTGGGAATATTAAAGAGACCTGTGCCGATGCCGGTGTTGATGAACCTGATATTTTTACAGAATTTGGAAGATATACCGTAGGTGAAAGCGGTGCGGTAATCTTCCAGGTTTTAGAACAAAAGCAGCAAAATGATACTGAACTTTGGTACTTGATTGATAACAGCCTGATGAACACGATCCCTGATGCATGGTCTATAAACGAGAAATTTATCTTGTTGCCTCTCAACAAATGGAAAAATCAGTATAAAAGAATCAACATCGGGGGAATTAGTTGCGATCATTCCGATTACTACAACTCAGAGGAACTGAATCAGCAGGTGCTGCTTCCGGCTTATTCTGATGACGACCGGGAACCGCTCTACATCGGTTTTTTTCACACGGGGGCCTACCAGGATTCCATCAGTGGGTACGGGGGTATCAAACACTGCCTGATTCCATCCCCAAAACATATCGTTGTAGATATTGATGAGGATGGAAATATGTACGATTATTTATACCGGGATGAACAAAATGTTGATAAAATGCTTGAAATTTTAGGATATCATGATTGA
- the speB gene encoding agmatinase, whose translation MIDQKPLYAGIEGDHNLYENAEILLQSIPYDGTSTWGKGADRGFKAFLNATENMEIYDIETDSEVYKKGVHILDPILEDSSPEAVFEAVYKNTKELLNSGKFLTFFGGEHSISIGIIKAFYEAHPDITILQLDAHADLRPEFHGSPYNHACAVADASKNANLIQVGIRSMDSSELPYLDREKCYFAEDMYGTTDWMENSISKITDKVYITLDLDVFDPSIMPSTGTPEPGGMQWNTMIQYLRKVFDQKNVLGFDIVELAPIEGLNAPDFLAAKLYYKMLSYKFANS comes from the coding sequence ATGATTGATCAAAAGCCTCTTTACGCAGGAATTGAAGGCGACCATAATCTCTATGAAAATGCAGAGATTCTGCTACAATCCATTCCCTACGACGGTACCAGTACCTGGGGAAAAGGTGCGGACCGTGGATTCAAAGCTTTCCTGAATGCCACCGAAAATATGGAAATTTATGATATTGAAACGGACAGCGAGGTCTATAAAAAGGGAGTTCATATCTTAGATCCGATTTTGGAGGATTCATCGCCTGAAGCCGTTTTTGAAGCTGTTTACAAGAATACAAAAGAGCTTCTGAATAGCGGGAAATTTCTGACCTTTTTCGGGGGAGAACATTCCATCAGTATCGGCATTATCAAGGCGTTTTATGAGGCCCATCCCGATATCACAATATTGCAACTGGATGCCCACGCCGATCTCCGTCCCGAGTTTCACGGATCGCCATACAACCACGCTTGTGCGGTAGCTGATGCTTCAAAAAACGCAAACCTGATCCAGGTTGGAATCAGGAGCATGGACAGCTCTGAACTTCCCTATTTGGATCGCGAAAAATGCTATTTTGCAGAAGATATGTATGGTACAACCGACTGGATGGAGAATTCAATATCGAAAATCACTGATAAAGTGTACATCACTCTGGACTTAGATGTGTTTGATCCCTCCATTATGCCCTCCACCGGAACGCCAGAACCCGGGGGAATGCAGTGGAATACGATGATTCAATACCTCCGAAAAGTGTTTGATCAAAAAAATGTACTGGGATTTGATATTGTTGAACTCGCCCCGATTGAAGGACTCAATGCACCCGACTTTTTGGCTGCAAAACTTTACTACAAAATGTTAAGCTATAAATTCGCAAACTCATGA